A portion of the Plodia interpunctella isolate USDA-ARS_2022_Savannah chromosome 4, ilPloInte3.2, whole genome shotgun sequence genome contains these proteins:
- the LOC128669392 gene encoding uncharacterized protein LOC128669392, with amino-acid sequence MVLKSVLHNYTGFLVIIQCCSIAAFGTKNFDCGPYGFVCEGASKLRICEGENLLGPAFLCPPNSRCNEDSSEVCESTHNYMDHSLTKNIRCHKNERIADPNVPGCKGYILCIPNKNRFQGIKFKCTGSTIFNGYTRTCSAPSEYKCPIENVTKPPLDLFVEENRRIDSDPHRNAPQRPRPLECKNYKFSVTDANGPVRAAYFCPPRPIRGETNVRCTIFSSKFCITLERDDSDQFSQTYGVAYRKPRK; translated from the exons ATGGTGCTGAAATCAGTTCTTCACAACTATACAGGTTTTTTG GTAATCATCCAATGTTGTTCCATCGCCGCTTTCGGTACGAAGAATTTTGACTGTGGTCCGTATGGTTTCGTATGCGAAGGCGCCAGCAAGCTGCGGATCTGTGAGGGCGAGAACCTTCTCGGTCCCGCGTTCCTGTGTCCGCCCAACTCGAGGTGCAATGAAGATTCCAGTGAAGTCTGCGAAAGCACTCACAACTACATGGATCATTccctaacaaaaaatatccgCTGTCACAAAAACGAGAGGATTGCTGATCCTAACGTCCCAGGGTGTAAAGGCTACATTCTGTGCATACCCAACAAAAACAGATTTCAAGGAATAAAATTCAAGTGCACCGGTAGTACTATATTTAACGGGTACACTCGTACTTGTTCCGCTCCAAGTGAATACAAATGTCCCATAGAGAATGTGACAAAACCACCCCTAGACTTGTTCGTAGAAGAAAATCGTAGGATTGACAGTGACCCGCACAGGAACGCACCTCAGCGGCCTAGACCTCTAGAATGCAAGAACTACAAGTTCAGTGTAACAGATGCCAATGGACCGGTACGCGCGGCGTACTTCTGCCCGCCAAGGCCGATCAGAGGAGAAACTAACGTGAGATGTACCATATTCTCCAGCAAATTTTGTATCACGCTAGAGAGAGATGATAGCGACCAATTCTCACAAACTTACGGAGTGGCATATAGAAAACCaagaaagtaa